The Salvelinus namaycush isolate Seneca chromosome 1, SaNama_1.0, whole genome shotgun sequence genome has a window encoding:
- the LOC120051787 gene encoding A disintegrin and metalloproteinase with thrombospondin motifs 12-like, whose protein sequence is MSSSRCLAASSLQTKNKSQSDVSMVHPVKVDRDGQFLSHSLAHGFERVRHKRDLGPLEGRVYYKVTYKGRNLVFNLTVNNYLVSNKYVLERRNGSLNRTEHRTTGENACHLIGTVTDPTNARGTAAISTCEGLKGLFTLPEGPHFIQPVQGSTDGAVEREGPEPHVVYPSVTTAPHRYRRSSEARDTHSPCGVRDAPGDSLVVEREREDWEREQQEEEREREEETAQHRSQRSVSRDRWVETMVVADTKLIDYHGSDNVESYIFTIMNMVAGIFHDASIGNAIHITLVRLILLQGEEKGLKIIHHADTSLASFCAWQKKLNPLSDTHPAHHDVAVLVTRKDICAGLNEPCETLGLSHLSGMCQPHRSCNINEDSGLPVAFTIAHELGHSFGIHHDGQGNDCELDGRQPFIMSRQLMYDTSPLTWSSCSKDYITRFLDRGWGFCLDDRPSKRGMTTPLARLGVRYTTQHQCQLQYGPNATYCHEINNVCQILWCSVNGSCRSKLDSPIDGTSCGPEKWCISGECVIVGKLPETVNGNWGQWSSWSHCSRTCGAGVQSAHRECNHPKPEFGGKYCTGERRRYHICNTKPCQNAKPTFREMLCSEFDTVPYQNELYEWVPVASLSSPCELHCRPVDEHFSEKMLDAVTDGTPCFMNNNSRSLCVNGVCKEVGCDYGIDSNAVEDRCGVCLGDGSSCETVQMTFDGGDGFGYVDVGVIPEGARDIVVQEMEEAGNFLALRGQGSEEYFLNGEYIIQWNGEYKAGGTTFYYERSGNLENLTSPGPTKQPVMIQLLYQEKNPGIKYEYTIKRNRQTGNEVIKSEYRWRHGAWTDCSTTCGLGEQQQPVRCFELEVGVVDEALCDPESRPEDRHRKCKNMDCPARWWVGRWQLCSATCGSGGVRKRTVLCVRTVAGEERVLHSGDCKQLLKPKPVVPCNRDQLCGPDWAAGNWSMCPVTCGGSVRTRTVTCLTAPPKKCDIKTMPRSKSLCALQSCPSAGLRRRPGPPPKYRRVYLPKRPPTRQPVTHTRGPKSTSTTATPGTSTVTVTERTATPITTSTTKPLQRSSTATDIIDVDNHVVKNGHVEDKDRAFITTSTTETENGERDMREKEEEDEEKEEGSAADFVFPDLGVTYTPGYDYVVEDVTTEEEGLTDLDIFTTESSLRTPIQSPPTVTTTRLHPTSTPHTSVPTTSRTTQHTTRVPLTTSPSTPQTSTAHWAMNTSRYTLTPPNTTPSINPFTKRTTRVPHTTPIPRAHTAGMRSTLIAPYHTTQGLYPITEGISHTSDAPYVSSPTPEAPGPTVRIIKGKKPIETPKSGSAAPRSIKPGPHSKGPASGSKSPSPHSKGKGQEQRPGSTVVTFASDYGYLNAQEPISMEVFWLVGNWSECSTSCGLGAVWRPVLCSSQQESDCANLKRPEPARTCHLRPCVTWLSGNWSKCPKGCEVVGRRQREVQCVDEQKGRPLRPFHCQVLSSRPPSTLSCRPQPCQPWRTSPWGQCSRSCSGGLRERLVYCPEPQRCSATQRPNDTETCNLQPCSYWDPQDWEECSVSCGEGLQHRVVRCVVEDSDSVENSLCEQSSRPDTLRKCHMQECQTNTGPLCRKNSMSSRFCDKLKLLGRCSLRSIQKQCCITCRGALGGTVALDSCFP, encoded by the exons AAAGGTCGCAATTTGGTTTTTAATCTAACAGTCAACAACTATTTGGTGTCGAACAAATATGTTCTGGAGCGGCGAAACGGCAGTCTGAACCGGACTGAGCACCGTACCACAGGGGAGAACGCGTGCCACCTGATCGGCACCGTGACGGATCCTACTAATGCGCGCGGGACAGCCGCCATCAGCACTTGTGAAGGCTTG AAAGGTCTCTTTACCTTGCCTGAAGGACCCCACTTCATTCAGCCAGTCCAGGGGTCCACTGATGGGGCTGTCGAAAGAGAGGGACCAGAGCCCCATGTGGTCTATCCCAGCGTAACCACGGCACCACACAGATACCGACGCAGCTCTGAGGCCCGGGACACACACAGCCCCTGTGGGGTCAGAG ACGCACCAGGTGATTCCCTAGTggtggagagggaaagagaggactgGGAGAGGGAAcagcaggaggaagagagggagagggaggaggagacggCTCAACATCGCTCCCAACGCTCCGTCAGCAGAGATAG GTGGGTAGagaccatggtggtggcagacaCTAAACTGATCGACTACCACGGCAGTGACAACGTTGAGTCTTACATCTTCACCATCATGAACATG gtGGCAGGGATATTCCATGATGCCAGTATAGGAAATGCCATCCACATCACCTTGGTCCGCCTGATCCTCCTGCAGGGCGAGGAG AAAGGGCTGAAGATCATCCACCATGCAGACACTTCTCTGGCCAGTTTCTGTGCCTGGCAGAAGAAACTCAACCCTCTAAGTGACACACACCCTGCTCACCACGACGTGGCAGTGCTGGTCACCAG GAAGGACATCTGTGCAGGGCTCAACGAGCCGTGTGAGACCCTTGGTCTGTCCCATCTGTCAGGGATGTGCCAGCCTCACCGTAGCTGCAACATCAACGAAGACTCAGGACTACCTGTAGCCTTCACCATCGCACACGAGCTAGGACACAg CTTTGGGATCCACCATGATGGTCAGGGAAATGACTGTGAGCTGGACGGCAGACAACCCTTCATCATGTCCAGACAGCTGATGTACGACACCTCCCCACTTACCTGGTCCTCCTGCTCCAAAGACTACATCACACGCTTCCTAGA TCGTGGTTGGGGCTTCTGTCTGGACGACCGTCCCTCAAAGAGGGGTATGACCACCCCACTGGCCCGTCTGGGGGTCCGCTACACCACACAGCACCAGTGTCAACTACAGTACGGCCCCAATGCCACCTACTGCCACGAAATCAAC AATGTGTGCCAGATCCTGTGGTGTTCAGTGAATGGGTCCTGTCGTTCTAAACTGGACTCCCCCATAGATGGCACTAGCTGTGGCCCTGAGAAG TGGTGTATCTCAGGGGAGTGTGTTATCGTAGGGAAGCTACCGGAGACAGTGAATGGGAACTGGGGACAGTGGAGTAGCTGGTCTCACTGTTCCAGGACATGTGGGGCCGGGGTGCAGTCTGCTCACAGGGAGTGTAACCACCCCAA ACCAGAGTTTGGTGGGAAGTACTGTACAGGCGAGAGGAGGCGTTACCATATCTGTAACACCAAACCATGCCAAAACGCCAAACCCACCTTCAGAGAAATGCTGTGTAGTGAATTTGACACAGTGCCCTACCAGAACGAACTCTACGAGTGGGTCCCTGTGGCCAGCCTAT CGAGTCCGTGTGAGCTGCATTGTCGTCCTGTGGATGAGCATTTCTCTGAGAAGATGCTGGATGCTGTGACAGATGGAACTCCCTGCTTCATGAACAACAACTCCAGAAGCCTCTGTGTCAACGGAGTGTGCAAG GAGGTGGGCTGTGACTATGGTATAGACTCTAACGCTGTAGAGGATCGTTGTGGAGTGTGTCTGGGCGATGGTTCCTCCTGTGAGACTGTCCAGATGACCTTTGATGGGGGGGATGGCTTCG gctacGTGGACGTGGGAGTGATCCCAGAGGGGGCACGTGACATTGTGGTCCaggaaatggaggaggcagggaactTTCTGGCTCTgcggggtcaggggtcagaggaGTATTTCCTGAATGGCGAGTACATCATCCAATGGAATGGAGAGTACAAGGCAGGCGGAACCACCTTCTACTACGAGCGCAGCGGGAACCTGGAGAACCTTACCTCCCCTGGACCCACCAAACAACCGGTCATGATCCAg TTGCTGTACCAGGAAAAGAATCCAGGTATAAAGTATGAGTACACCATCAAGAGGAACCGCCAGACAGGAAATGAGGTCATCAAGTCGGAGTACAGGTGGAGGCATGGGGCCTGGACAGACTGTAGCACCACCTGTGGGCTAG GTGAGCAGCAGCAGCCTGTCAGGTGTTTTGAGTTGGAGGTGGGCGTGGTCGATGAGGCTCTTTGTGACCCAGAGAGCCGCCCAGAGGACCGACATCGCAAGTGCAAGAACATGGACTGCCCCGCCAG GTGGTGGGTGGGGCGCTGGCAGCTGTGCTCTGCCACCTGTGGTTCGGGAGGGGTGAGGAAGCGCACAGTGCTGTGTGTGCGCACGGTGGCCGGGGAGGAGAGGGTGCTCCACTCTGGGGACTGTAAACAGCTGCTCAAACCCAAACCTGTGGTTCCCTGCAACAGAGACCAGCTCTGTGGACCCGACTGGGCTGCGGGCAACTGGAGCATG tgcccAGTGACATGTGGTGGTAGTGTGCGCACCCGGACGGTCACTTGCCTGACCGCACCCCCAAAAAAGTGTGACATCAAAACCATGCCTCGCTCCAAGTCGCTGTGTGCCCTGCAGAGCTGCCCAAGCGCAGGCCTCCGACGGCGCCCGGGACCACCCCCTAAATACCGGCGTGTCTACCTGCCCAAGAGACCCCCAACCAGGCAGCCAGTTACGCACACCCGGGGCCCCAAAAGCACCAGCACCACCGCTACACCCGGAACCAGCACTGTTACAGTGACTGAGAGAACTGCAACCCCCatcaccacctctaccaccaagCCCCTCCAACGGTCCTCCACAGCCACTGATATCATTGACGTCGATAACCATGTGGTGAAGAATGGGCATGTGGAGGACAAGGACCGGGCGTTTATTACGACCAGTACTACTGAAACAGAGAACGGGGAGAGGGacatgagagagaaagaagaggaggatgaggaaaaggaggaggggaGTGCAGCTGATTTTGTGTTTCCAGATTTGGGGGTTACGTACACCCCGGGGTATGACTATGTGGTGGAGGATGTGACTACAGAGGAGGAGGGGCTTACAGATCTGGACATTTTTACCACGGAATCCTCTCTCAGGACCCCCATCCAATCACCGCCCACCGTGACCACCACCAGGTTACACCCTACATCCACACCACACACAAGCGTCCCAACAACATCACGTACAACCCAACACACAACCAGAGTACCCCTCACTACCTCCCCCTCAACCCCACAAACCAGCACTGCGCACTGGGCTATGAACACCAGCCGCTACACCCTCACTCCCCCCAACACCACCCCTTCTATCAACCCTTTCACCAAACGGACAACCAGGGTGCCCCACACCACCCCTATACCCCGGGCACACACAGCGGGGATGAGGAGTACACTTATAGCCCCTTACCACACTACACAAGGACTGTATCCCATTACAGAAGGCATTTCCCACACTAGCGATGCCCCGTACGTCAGCAGCCCAACCCCAGAGGCCCCCGGCCCCACTGTGAGGATCATTAAAGGGAAGAAGCCCATTGAGACCCCCAAGAGTGGCAGCGCTGCTCCCCGTTCTATAAAGCCAGGCCCACATTCTAAAGGGCCTGCCTCGGGTTCTAAAAGCCCCTCCCCTCATTCAAAAGGCAAAGGTCAGGAGCAGAGACCAGGGAGTACTGTAGTGACCTTCGCCAGTGATTATGGTTACCTGAACGCCCAAGAGCCAATCAGCATGGAGGTGTTCTGGTTGGTGGGTAATTGGAGCGAG TGCTCAACGTCGTGTGGCCTGGGGGCAGTGTGGAGGCCAGTGCTGTGTAGCTCACAGCAGGAATCGGACTGTGCCAACCTGAAGAGACCAGAACCAGCTCGCACCTGCCACCTGCGCCCCTGTGTCACCTGGCTGAGTGGCAACTGGAGCAAG tgtccgAAGGGGTGTGAGGTGGTGGGGAGGAGGCAGCGTGAGGTGCAGTGTGTGGACGAGCAGAAGGGACGTCCACTGAGACCGTTCCACTGCCAAGTCCTGTCCTCCAGGCCGCCCAGCACCCTGTCCTGTCGTCCCCAACCCTGCCAGCCCTGGAGAACCTCCCCCTGGGGACag TGTTCTCGTAGCTGTAGTGGTGGATTGAGGGAGCGGCTGGTATACTGCCCTGAGCCGCAGCGCTGTAGCGCCACCCAGAGGCCAAACGACACAGAGACCTGCAACCTGCAGCCCTGCAGCTACTGGGACCCACAGGACTGGGAGGAG TGCTCTGTGAGTTGTGGCGAGGGGTTGCAGCATCGTGTGGTGCGCTGTGTTGTTGAGGACTCCGACTCTGTGGAGAACAGTCTGTGTGAGCAGAGCAGCAGGCCTGACACACTCAGGAAATGCCACATGCAGGAGTGTCAGACTAACACTG GTCCGCTGTGTAGGAAGAATAGCATGTCGTCTCGGTTCTGTGACAAGCTGAAGCTGCTGGGCCGATGCTCCCTCAGGTCCATCCAGAAACAGTGCTGTATCACCTGTAGAGG AGCTCTTGGGGGTACTGTGGCTCTGGACAGTTGTTTCCCTTaa